A stretch of DNA from Salmo salar unplaced genomic scaffold, Ssal_v3.1, whole genome shotgun sequence:
tgtgtgtgtgtgtgtgtgtgtcctgtgtgtgtgtgtgtgtgtgtgtcctgtgtgtgtgtgtgtgtgtcctgtgtgtgagtgtctgtgtcctgtgtgtgtgtcctgtgtgtgtgtgagtgtgtgtatgtgtcctgtgagagtgtgtgtgtatgtgtcctgtgagagtgtgtgtgtgtgtgtgtccagtgtgtgtgtgtgtcctgtgtgtgtgtgtcctgtgtgagtcctgtgtgtgtgtgtgtgtcctgtgagagagtgtgtgtgtgtcgtgtgtgtgtgtgtgtgtcctgtgtgtgtgtgtcctgtgtgtgtgtgtcctgtgtgtcctgtgtgtgtgtgtgtgtgtgtgtcctgtgtgtgtgtgtgtcctgtgtgtgtgtgtgtcctgtgtgtgtgtgtgtgtgtgtcctgtgtgtgtgtgtcctgtgtgtgtcctgtgtcctgtgtgtgtgtgtcctgtgtgtgtgtcctgtgtgtgtgtcctgtgtgtgtgtcctgtgtgtgtgtgtccttgtgtgtgtgtgtgtgtgtgtgtgtgtgtgtgtcctgtgtgtgtgtcctgtgtgtgtgtcctgtgtgtccgtgtgtgtgtgtgtgtgtgtgtctcctgtgtgtgtgtgtgtgtcctgtgagagtgtgtgtgtgtgtgtgtgtgtgtgtcctgtgagagtgtgtgtgtgtgtgtgtgtgtcctgtgagagtgtgtgtgtgtgtgtgtcctgtgagagtgtgtgtgtgtgtgtcctgtgagtgtgtgtgtgtgtgtgtcctgtgagtgtgtgtgtgtgtgtgtcctgtgagagtgtgtgtgtgtgtgtgtcctgtgagagtgtgtgtgtgtgtgtgtcctgtgagagtgtgtgtgtgtgtgtgtcctgtgagagtgtgtgtgtgtgtgtgtcctgtgagaggtgtgtgtgtgtgtgtgtgtgtgtgtgtgtgtgtgtgtgtgtgtgtgtgtgtgtcctgtgtgtgtgtgtgtgtgtccagtgtgtgtgtgtgtgtgtgtcgtgtgtgtgtgtgtgtgaatgtgtgtgtgtccagtgtgtgtgtgtgtgtgtccagtgtgtgtgtgtgtgtccagtgtgtgtgtgtgtgtgtccgtgtgtgtgtgtgtgtgtgtgtgtccagtgtgtgtgtgtgtccagtgtgtgtgtgagtgtgtgtgtccagtgtgtgtgtccagtgtgtgtgtgtgtgtgtgtgtgtgtgtgtgtgtgtgtccagtgtgtgtgtgtgtgtgtgtgtccaggtgtgtgtgtgtgtgtgtgtgtccaggtgtgtgtgtgtgtgtccagtgtgtgtgtgtgtgtgtccagtgtgtgtgtgtgtgtgtccagtgtgtgtgtgtgtgtgtccagtgtgtgtgtgtgtgtccagtgtgtgtgtgtgtgtccagtgtgtgtgtgtgtgtccagtgtgtgtgtgtgtgtccagtgtgtgtgtgtgtgtccgtgtgtgtgtgtgtgtgtgtgtgtgtgtgtgtgtgtccagtgctgtgtgtgtgtgtgtccagtctgtgtgtgtgtgtgtgtgtcctgtgtgtgtttatgtgtcctgtgtttcacacacagaggacacacacacacacacaggacacacacacacacaggacacacacacacacacacactgacacacacacaggaccacacacacacaggacacacacacacacacggacacacacacacacaggacacacacacacacacaggacaaacacacacacacaggacaaacacacacacacacacacacacaggacaaacacacacacacacacacaggacaaacacactcacacacacacacacacaggacaaacacacacacacaaacacaggacatacacacacaggacaaacacacacacacacacacacaggacaaacacacacacacaaacacaggacatacacacacaggacaaacacacacacacacacacacaggacaaacacacacacacacacacacacaggacatacacacacacacacacaggacatacacacaggacatacacacacacacagtacatacacacacatacaggacatacacacacacacacacacaggacatacacacacacacaccacacacaggacatacacacacacacacacacaggacatacacacacacacacacacaggacatacacacacacacaggaaacacacacacacaggaacacacacacacacacacacactggacacagacacacacacacggacacacacacacacataactttGTCCATGTGGAGttcagaatgtttgtcttaactagcctgagaagtcaaacatgtctgatatgaacattgacataaaccctccacatacttgagtttctccagtctgcagtgtggatcctccagtccagcagagagcagtctgactcctgagtctcctgggtgattgtagctcaggtccagctctctcaggtgtgaggggtttgacctcagagctgagaccagagaagcacagccttcctctgtgactagacagcctgacagcctgcaaagagtcaaatcatattaaaatcacactgctattctttggtggtgaaaatagtggcagtatatttcttcaacatattcagattcatcagtgtcctgaaacctgccatatatattcataaattaatgtatcatattataaattacaaatgatcaaagttttgcctgcagatagaaacatgtatagtacaaatatttgagtagactgaccagaccagtttaaaagcagtatcagtcaaaagacagacagtgaggtatcagatttagattgtattgagtatacagtccacaccatatctattttgacagtgaagataacattttaaatgtggctctaaactccaacattttggatttcagatcaaatgtttcatatgaggtgacagtatataatgtcaccttttatttgaggatattttcatacatatctgtttcaccatttagaaaaatgaaagcactttatgtatctagtccccctatttaaaaaagtcatatgttttctgaccaattcactcatagtgtattaaattagtcaaaagtttattatttggtcccatattctttgactgcaatgactacatcaagcctgtgactgccatgattgagaaagatcatgaataataatgagtgagagagttacagaggctacaacaaaacatgctaacctctcaccattaccaataacagaggctacaacaaaacatgctaacctctcaccattaccaataacagaggctacaacaaaacatgctaacctctcaccattaccaataacagaggatacaacaaaacatgctaacctctcaccattaccaataacagaggctacaacaaaacatgctaacctctcaccattaccaataacagaggctacaacaaaacatgctaacctctcaccattaccaataacagaggctacaacaaaacatgctaacctctcaccattaccaataacagaggatacaacaaaacatgctaacctctcaccattaccaataacagaggctacagcaaaacatgctaacctctcaccattaccaataacagaggctacaacaaaacatgctaacctctcaccattaccaataacagaggctacaacaaaacatgctaacctctcaccattaccaataacagaggctacaacaaaacatgctaacctctcaccattaccaataacagaggatacaacaaaacatgctaacctctcaccattaccaataacagaggctacaacaaaacatgctaacctctctccattaccaataacagaggctacaacaaaacatgctaacctctcaccattaccaataacagaggctacaacaaaacatgctaacctctcaccattaccaataacagaggatacaacaaaacatgctaacctctcaccattaccaataacagtggctacaacaaaacatgctaacctctcaccattaccaataacagtggctacaacaaaacatgctaacctctcaccattaccaataacagtggctacaacaaaacatgctaacctctcaccattaccaataacagaggctacaacaaaacatgctaacctctcaccattaccaataacagaggctacaacaaaacatgctaacctctcaccattactaataacagaggctacaacaaaacatgctaacctctcaccattaccaattacagaggctacaacaaaacatgctaacctctcacattaccaataacagaggctacaacaaaacatgctaacctctcaccattaccaataacagaggctacaacaaaacatgctaacctctcaccattaccaataacagagactacaacaaaacatgctaacctctcaccattaccaataacagaggctacaacaaaacatgctaacctctcaccattaccaataacagaggccacaacaaaacatgctaacctctcaccattaccaataacagaggctacaacaaaacatgctaacctctcaccattaccaataacagagactacaacaaaacatgctaacctctcatcattaccaataacagagactacaacaaaacatgctaacctctcaccattaccaataacagaggctacaacaaaacatgctaacctctcaccattaccaataacagaggatacaacaaaacacttgttgaccaactacaggaatactgacctcagagtcttcaGTCTGCAGTGttgatcctccagtccagcagagagcagcttcactcctgaatccttcaggtcattgttactcaggtccagctctctcaggtgtgaggggtttgaactgagaactgaggccaacactttacaggatgtCTTTCTGAGTTTACAGCATGAgagtctgccaacacagaagaaatataatgacagacaggttgtattaaaatgatacgcttagctttctctgtttacgctgttacccatttacaaataatgtgttgggtttgaccacagagctgagaccagagaagcacagccttcctctgtgactagacagcctgacagcctgcaaagagtcaaatcatattaaaatcacactgatattctttggtggtgaaaatagtggcagtatatttcttcaacatattcagatatatcagtcatgaaacctgccatatctattcagaaattAAGGTATCATATTAGaaattacaaattatcaaagttttgcctgcagatagaaacatatatagtacaaatatttgagtagactgaccagaccagtttaaaagcagtatcagtcaaaagacagacagtgaggtatcagatttagattgtattgagtatacagtccacaccatatctattttgacagtgaagataacattttaaatgtggctctaaaccccaacattttggatttcagatcaaatgtttcatatgaggtgacagtatataatgtcaccttttatttgaggatattttcatacatatctgtttcaccgtttagaaatgaaagcagttcatgtatctagtccccctatttgaagaagtcataagtattctgaccaattcatttatagtgtattaaagtagtcaatagATTAGTGTTTGGTTGTAAACTAGTTGGTcttatttgcagtttgttttggttgtgttttgcaccaataataaaatggtggatgatgactggattaatcttctgtctaagtgagtagataacatgtttctgaACACTACTAAATGAATCCTGATAACATGATTAAtacaaatcatgaatgaatcatgaataataatgagagagaaagttacagaggctacaacaaaacatgctaacctctcaccattaccaataacagaggctaaaacaaaacatgctaacctctcaccattaccaataacagaggccacaacaaaacatgctaacctctcaccattactaataacagaggctacaacaaaacatgctaacctctcaccattaccaataacagaggatacaacaaaacatgctaacctctcaccattaccaataacagaggatacaacaaaacatgctaacctctcaccattaccaataacagaggatacaacaaaacatgctaacctctcaccattaccaataacagaggctacaacaaaacatgctaacctctcaccattaccaataacagaggcttcaacaaaacctgctaacctctcaccattaccaataacagaggctacaacaaaacatgctaacctctcaccatcaccaataacagaggatacaacaaaacatgctaacctctcaccattaccaataacagaggctacaacaaaacatgctaacctctcaccattaccaataacagaggctacaacaaaacatgctaacctctcaccattaccaataacagaggctacaacaaaacatgctaacctctcaccattaccaataacagaggctacaacaaaacatgctaacctctcaccattaccaataacagagactacaacaaaacatgctaacctctcaccattaccaataacagaggatacaacagaacatgctaacctctcaccattaccaataacagaggatacaacagaacatgctaacctctcaccattaccaataacagagactacaacaaaacatgctaacctctcaccattaccaataacagagactacaacaaaacatgctaacctctcaccattaccaataacagaggctacagcaaaacatgctaacctctcaccattaccaataacagaggctacaacaaaacatgctaacctctcaccattaccaataacagatgctacaacaaaacatgctaacctctcaccattaccaataacataggctacaacaaaacatgctaacctctcaccattaccaataacagaggctacaacaaaacatgctaacctctcaccattaccaataacagaggctacagcaaaacatgctaacctctcaccattaccaataacagagactacaacaaaacatgctaacctctcaccattaccaataacagaggctacagcaaaacatgctaacctctcaccattaccaataacagaggctacaacaaaacatgctaacctctcaccattaccaataacagaggctacaacaaaaatgctaatctctcaccattaccaataacagaggctacaacaaaacatgctaacctctcaccattaccaataacaggggctacaacaaaacatgctaacctctcaccattaccaataacagaggctacaacaaaacatgctaacctctcaccattaccaataacagaggctacaacaaaacatgctaacctctcaccattaccaataacagagactacaacaaaacatgctaacctctcaccattaccaataacagaggatacaacagaacatgctaacctctcaccattaccaataacagaggatacaacagaacatgctaacctctcaccattaccaataacagagtctacaacaaaacatgctaacctctcaccattaccaataacagaggctacaacaaaacatgctaacctctcaccattaccaataacagagactacaacaaaacatgctaacctctcaccattaccaataacagaggatacaacagaacatgctaacctctcaccattaccaataacagaggatacaacagaacatgctaacctctcaccattaccaataacagagtctacaacaaaacatgctaacctctcaccattaccaataacagagggggtttgatctttgttagtagaatcacaagcctcactgcaggtgtcaggattcccgcttcctgagtctgtttctgcctgagctgactgttttctgtttggagtctaagggtgcgttcagaaacctatctggttgccaggcgacgaagttaggcgggagatctagtgattaccctacacctgcatctcatcaaccttctgcacacctggtcctgatcatcacctcttcataagccctgagctgacatccattccctgctggatcgttagcaacgaacagcctcatgtttcctgagctagtcttgttgttttgttcttgttactggttactcccccccgtttactctgtctacagtcatcctcccggaacattcaactcccttgcctggccgtcgtggatacagtgacgtcattgaatccacccatctactctcatcaactcacctccgctgccgctctgtctcctggatcactcaaattacacatcaagactaccaataaatactcaccttcattttactcacctggtctgcttctgggttctgtcttagagaaacgtgacagcaggcatggaatatgggacaacatgctaaacttatgactactttaatacactataagtaatatgtccgaataattacgactttttcaaatgggagaactacatgcataaagtactttcatatctgataatactgacctcagagtctccagtttacagtgtggatcctccagtccagcagagagcagcttcactcctgaatccttcaggtcattgttactcaggtccagctctctcaggtgtgaggggtttgaactgagaactgaggccaacactttacaggatgtCTTTCTGAGtttacagcctgacagcctgcaaagagtcaaatcatattaaaatcacactgctattctttggtggtgaaaatagtagcGGTATAATTTTTTCAAcatatgaaaccttccatatctattcgtaaattaatgtatcattaaaaatgacaaatgatcaaagtattgcctgcagatagaaacatgtatagtacaaatatttgagtagactgaccagaccagtttaaaagcagtatcagtcaaaagacagacagtgaggtatcagatttagattgtatttagtatacagtccacaccatatctattttgacagtgaagataacattttaaatgtggctctaaactccaacattttggatttcagatcaaatgtttcatatgaggtgacagtatataatgtcaccttttatttgaggatattttcatacatatctgtttcaccatttagaaaaatgaaagcactttatgtatctagtacccctatttaaagaagtcatatgttttctgaccaattaactcatagtgtattaaattagtcaaatgattagtatttggtcccatattctttgactgcaatgactacatcaagcctgtgactgccatgatcgagaaagatcatgaataataatgagtgagagagttacagaggatacaacaaaacatgctaacctctcaccattaccaataacagaggctacaacaaaacatgctaacctctcaccattaccaataacagaggctacaacaaaacatgctaacctctcaccattaccaataacagaggcttcaacaaaacatgctaacctctcaccattaccaatacagaggctacaacaaaacatgctaacctctcaccattaccaataacagaggctacaacaaaacatgctaacctctcaccattaccaataacagaggctacaacagaacatgctaacctctcaccattaccaataacagaggctacaacaaaacatgctaacctctcaccattaccaataacagaggctacaacaaaacatgctaacctctcaccattaccaataacagaggctacaacaaaacatgctaacatctcaccattaccaatgacagagggggtatgatctttgtacctctgtaaatttctcattcCTCATTATTCACGACTAAttcctgattattcataatcatggtagcatccacatgaatgtagaagtgttcagaaacatcttctattcttactgacaatacaagtgaagtgactccaaaatgacaggacattattcaccattcagtttctattaggaaaaatataatccaaaacacaaccaagacaaactggaaatgaattcaacaagttagtagaatcacacgcttgatgtaatcactgcaggtatGGAATATTGGACCcaacactaaacttttgactaaattaatttgtccaaataattaagacttcttcaaataggagaactaaactcagcaaaaaagaaacgtcctctcactgtcatttgcgtttattttcatcaaacttaacatgtgtaaatatttgtatgaacataacaagattcaacaactgagacataaactgaacaagttccacagacatgtgactcacagaaatggaataatgtgtccctgaacaaaggggggtcaaaatcaaaagt
This window harbors:
- the LOC123732610 gene encoding ribonuclease inhibitor, which produces MRNLQRELDLSNNDLKDSGVKLLSAGLEDPHCKLETLRLSCCKLRKTSCKVLASVLSSNPSHLRELDLSNNDLKDSGVKLLSAGLEDQHCRLKTL